In the genome of Lacerta agilis isolate rLacAgi1 chromosome 2, rLacAgi1.pri, whole genome shotgun sequence, one region contains:
- the CCDC174 gene encoding coiled-coil domain-containing protein 174 isoform X1, with translation MDRKKKPLDVTVSSLIDLKAELFRKQEEFKKEKLLKDAGVPVKAKATNKKPSIWTKQNKGVSDRSEKDAEQKIEEQQTLDKSRQKLEEKAQLYEKMTKGDFPDEETEDLYLVDFTQKIIDKRREVQELCANEAARKAAEKANREEERLSEAEIPPPQDPTEEWVDYVDSLGRSRRCMKKDLPHLLQMDKELQGERQMTEEKTLLSEDMRKELQRQQWEREEEEALKKPMGPMHYEDIRENEARQLGVGYFAFARDQALRRKQMETLEMLREQTTDQRAKREHLAEKRKAVLEARLSKLRAKKRLKEGDTKENGAEEVAMPAAAESKLIEVPRVSAENRKVEVIIQERKDTKPGVPYVREWDRGKEFTFGLWSKKQEDLRNERDPEFAPPSAYFMGQKRTHDYRTQNWNKPGTSYAKTETLTRNLPSPSTEPYSSSSQSNPFPPTQEHDSELQNQQPAYQTLDDMLSYYKQVT, from the exons CTCATAGACTTGAAAGCTGAACTTTTCCGAAAACAGGAagaattcaaaaaagaaaaacttctgAAAGATGCTGGAGTCCCTGTAAAAGCTAAAGCAACAAACAAG AAGCCAAGCATTTGGACTAAACAGAATAAAGGTGTTTCAGATCGATCTGAGAAAGATGCTGAACAAAAGATAGAAGAGCAACAAACATTGGACAAATCAAG GCAGAAACTAGAAGAGAAAGCACAGCTCTATGAGAAGATGACAAAAGGAGACTTTCCAG aTGAAGAAACTGAGGATTTGTACCTTGTGGATTTCACCCAGAAGATTATAGACAAACGGCGAGAAGTACAGGAGCTGTGTGCAAATGAAGCTGCTAGAAAGGCAGCAGAGAAGGCAAACAGGGAAGAAGAGAGACTTTCTGAAGCAGAAATTCCACCTCCTCAGGACCCCACTGAAGAATG GGTAGATTATGTGGATTCCTTGGGCCGTTCTAGACGCTGTATGAAGAAAGATTTGCCACATCTGCTTCAAATGGATAAAGAGCTTCAGGGGGAGAG GCAAATGACAGAAGAGAAGACTTTGTTGTCTGAAGATATGAGAAAGGAGCTTCAGCGTCAGCAgtgggaaagggaagaagaagaagccctaAAGAAACCTATGGGACCAATGCATTATGAGGACATTAGAGAAAATG AGGCCAGACAGCTTGGTGTTGGTTACTTTGCCTTTGCCCGTGATCAAGCTTTGAGGAGAAAGCAAATGGAAACCTTAGAAATGCTAAGAGAACAG ACTACAGACCAGAGAGCAAAACGTGAACATTTAGCAGAGAAACGTAAGGCTGTTCTGGAAGCCAGGCTGTCCAAGCTTCGAGCGAAAAAGCGATTGAAAGAAGGTGACACAAAGGAAAATGGAG CAGAAGAAGTTGCTATGCCAGCAGCAGCTGAATCCAAGCTCATTGAAGTGCCAAGGGTTTCTGCAGAAAACAGAAAAGTGGAAGTGATCATTCAGGAAAGGAAAGATACAAAGCCGGGCGTGCCCTATGTCCGAGAGTGGGATAGAGGCAAAG AATTCACTTTTGGACTGTGGTCAAAGAAGCAGGAAGATCTCAGAAATGAACGAGACCCAGAATTTGCACCTCCCTCTGCTTATTTTATGGGTCAAAAGAGAACGCATGACTATAGAACCCAGAATTGGAACAAGCCTGGAACCTCATATGCAAAAACAGAAACCCTGACAAGAAACCTGCCATCCCCATCAACTGAACCTTACAGTAGCAGCTCGCAGAGCAATCCGTTTCCCCCCACTCAGGAACATGACAGTGAACTGCAAAATCAGCAGCCGGCTTACCAAACTTTAGATGACATGCTGTCATACTATAAACAAGTAACATGA
- the CCDC174 gene encoding coiled-coil domain-containing protein 174 isoform X2 yields MDRKKKPLDVTVSSLIDLKAELFRKQEEFKKEKLLKDAGVPVKAKATNKKPSIWTKQNKGVSDRSEKDAEQKIEEQQTLDKSRQKLEEKAQLYEKMTKGDFPDEETEDLYLVDFTQKIIDKRREVQELCANEAARKAAEKANREEERLSEAEIPPPQDPTEEWVDYVDSLGRSRRCMKKDLPHLLQMDKELQGERQMTEEKTLLSEDMRKELQRQQWEREEEEALKKPMGPMHYEDIRENEARQLGVGYFAFARDQALRRKQMETLEMLREQTTDQRAKREHLAEKRKAVLEARLSKLRAKKRLKEGDTKENGEEVAMPAAAESKLIEVPRVSAENRKVEVIIQERKDTKPGVPYVREWDRGKEFTFGLWSKKQEDLRNERDPEFAPPSAYFMGQKRTHDYRTQNWNKPGTSYAKTETLTRNLPSPSTEPYSSSSQSNPFPPTQEHDSELQNQQPAYQTLDDMLSYYKQVT; encoded by the exons CTCATAGACTTGAAAGCTGAACTTTTCCGAAAACAGGAagaattcaaaaaagaaaaacttctgAAAGATGCTGGAGTCCCTGTAAAAGCTAAAGCAACAAACAAG AAGCCAAGCATTTGGACTAAACAGAATAAAGGTGTTTCAGATCGATCTGAGAAAGATGCTGAACAAAAGATAGAAGAGCAACAAACATTGGACAAATCAAG GCAGAAACTAGAAGAGAAAGCACAGCTCTATGAGAAGATGACAAAAGGAGACTTTCCAG aTGAAGAAACTGAGGATTTGTACCTTGTGGATTTCACCCAGAAGATTATAGACAAACGGCGAGAAGTACAGGAGCTGTGTGCAAATGAAGCTGCTAGAAAGGCAGCAGAGAAGGCAAACAGGGAAGAAGAGAGACTTTCTGAAGCAGAAATTCCACCTCCTCAGGACCCCACTGAAGAATG GGTAGATTATGTGGATTCCTTGGGCCGTTCTAGACGCTGTATGAAGAAAGATTTGCCACATCTGCTTCAAATGGATAAAGAGCTTCAGGGGGAGAG GCAAATGACAGAAGAGAAGACTTTGTTGTCTGAAGATATGAGAAAGGAGCTTCAGCGTCAGCAgtgggaaagggaagaagaagaagccctaAAGAAACCTATGGGACCAATGCATTATGAGGACATTAGAGAAAATG AGGCCAGACAGCTTGGTGTTGGTTACTTTGCCTTTGCCCGTGATCAAGCTTTGAGGAGAAAGCAAATGGAAACCTTAGAAATGCTAAGAGAACAG ACTACAGACCAGAGAGCAAAACGTGAACATTTAGCAGAGAAACGTAAGGCTGTTCTGGAAGCCAGGCTGTCCAAGCTTCGAGCGAAAAAGCGATTGAAAGAAGGTGACACAAAGGAAAATGGAG AAGAAGTTGCTATGCCAGCAGCAGCTGAATCCAAGCTCATTGAAGTGCCAAGGGTTTCTGCAGAAAACAGAAAAGTGGAAGTGATCATTCAGGAAAGGAAAGATACAAAGCCGGGCGTGCCCTATGTCCGAGAGTGGGATAGAGGCAAAG AATTCACTTTTGGACTGTGGTCAAAGAAGCAGGAAGATCTCAGAAATGAACGAGACCCAGAATTTGCACCTCCCTCTGCTTATTTTATGGGTCAAAAGAGAACGCATGACTATAGAACCCAGAATTGGAACAAGCCTGGAACCTCATATGCAAAAACAGAAACCCTGACAAGAAACCTGCCATCCCCATCAACTGAACCTTACAGTAGCAGCTCGCAGAGCAATCCGTTTCCCCCCACTCAGGAACATGACAGTGAACTGCAAAATCAGCAGCCGGCTTACCAAACTTTAGATGACATGCTGTCATACTATAAACAAGTAACATGA